The Candidatus Methylacidithermus pantelleriae genome includes the window CCCTCTCCTTTGGGATGATCCCCTTCCCAGAGGGAAAGCCGCAATTCCAAGCCCTCCAGGGTAGATGCCAGAGCGGAAATCTTCTCGTTAAGATCCTGTAACTGGATTTGGAGCCTCTCCCTCTCTTCCCGATTCCGGGCCGCTTCCTGCCCGAGAAGAACGAAAAGATAGTAAAAGATATGATTGAGCCGGCCCTGGTTCCGGGCCAAACCCCGCAGCGCCTTTGGCCATCGCTCCGCCGCCGCAATGGTCGCCGCTGCCCGGCCGAGTTCTCTTTCCCACACCGAAGCTGCATTCACCACGAGCCTACCCCCTTTCAGTTCGACGTAGTAACATCTTCCCAGCGGATGCTGCCCCTCGGCAGGAGACCTGCCAGGGCAAACCAAGGAAAATTCAAGCCCCAACGCATCGCAACCCCTAAGATATCAGGGAAAAAGCCAGCACCAATCGATGCTAGCTTCCCCAATCCTCCACACGCCTAAGACTCTTCCATTAGCTCTCACAAGGACCTCCCAGGAGCGCCCTAGCGTCTGATCGGGTAATGTCATCTTGGCTTCCAAAAGAACGGGTTCCAGCAAAGAGCCAGGGAGGGGAAACAAAAGCTCGGCGCACTCAAAGAAACAGCAGAAGCTTTCCCAGCCTGCAAGCTGCCAACCCGAGCAGGCAAACTTCCCCCAATTCCCTTCCCTCCCAAAAGTAATCCTCATTGGAAAAGAAACTTCCTGGAGGTCCACCAGAAGCTTGCTTGCAGAGGAACGCCCACCCCACGGCCCCCAAAGAATTCCGTTTAGGGTTCGTCGGAGCTCCTGCCGAAGTCTATCTTGGAACGCTCCAGCATCCAGGCACGGATACCAGGCCTTGGATTGCTGCCGTTGGCCTGCTCGAAGCTGACCAAAACGGTACGCTTTTCTTCCGCCCAACCGTTCCCTCGCTTTCTTTCCGTTCGCCAAGATTTTTCCCATCTGAGTTTGCTTCTTGCAAACGCTTTTTTTCTGAGCGAGAGGACCCGGTAACGGTCAATCCCCTTCGGTGTTTTCTTCTTTGAGTAGCCCCCAAAAAGGCTTAGCGTAAGCGAAGGAAGAGAGCGAGCGGGCCCGAGCGGGATCCACCGACTCCGGCTCGAGCCTTCCTCTTCCGAAGATCCAATCGTTCGATCACAAGCTCCTTGGCCGATTCGGTGCTACGTCCGGGTGATCTCTGTCCGCGCACGAGCAAAAATCGCTTTGGCCTCTTTCTCCCTCTTGCCATAGAGATTCCGTCGGGTCCGACGGATCTCCACCAGATTGCCAAAGCGGTCCGTTTCGGCTAAGGCGCGATGATCCTCGTTCAGGTCAATCCCGACCGCTCTGGCAAGGCAGGGTGTCACCAAGGAAACGGGTTTGCGCCTCGGCGCTGGCGAACGCGTGCTGCCTCTTCCGGTCCCGCAGGAAGCCGTAGCTTACCGCTGATCCCTCCCGCTCCCGGACGACTGTCCTCCTCTTGTTTGTCCCGGTGACGATCCGGCCGACGGCGAGCGCCCGGAGGTTCGCCTGCCGGCCGTAGGCGAAGCGCACGCCCCTAAGAACTAGGTTTTGGGTCGGACTCCCCCACCCGTCCGGCAGCCGCAACTGGAGCCAATGGGCTGCCGTCCCGGGCGACTACGGGTTGGCAGGACTGGTCACCAGCGGTCTCGTCCTTCGACCCGACCACACAGAACGGGCTCGTTCGCTCCGCCTGCCGATCCCTCATCCCGTCCGCATGGTTGGCGTATCGGTGTTCTTCGAAGGAAAAACTCTTTGCGGGAAGAGGCGGCGGCAGCCGAAATAGAGGCCCACCCACTCGGGACTTCTCTTGGGCCAGGAGTGCGTCAAGCCTGGTCCCTCCACAGTATGGCCAGCTGCCGCTTTTTCTCGTGCAAAACGTTCGATCCCGGCTTGTTTTCCTCGAGCTTGCGGATCACCGTTTCCGCTCTCCCGATGCGCTCCCACCTTCCACAATCAGCCGGCCGCCTCTCGGCGATCCAAGCGATCTTTCCTTCGAGCTCGGGACCCGGAGCGCATGGAACTCTCGCGCGGTGACGCCAAACCGCCGCAGAAAGGATCGCTGAAAGCTTCTTTGAGCGAAACCCCAGCCTCCATCTGGCAGAAAAAACTCCGCTCCCGCCCACCCGTAGAGCGCCGCATGGGCGTCCAGACGCCAAACCTCTTCCGGTGTGCGCGTCAAACGTGTTTGACATCTGAATATTGGGATCTTACCCATGAATGGTTGCGACGCCTTCTTGGCACGGTCCTGCGCGGATCTCTTCCGGTAAACCCTGGCGCACACCAAAACAATGACCTCATGCAGGCCGCGCACGATACCATCGGTCCTCTCATGCGGATCCACCATCAGGATGAATCGACTCTGCGCGGCCAATCCCGCTTTCCGCTACTCGAAACCGAAACGCATCAGCCGGTCGCGGTGCTCAACCAGAATGACGCCAACCTTCGGATCACGCAGCAGGCCAATGAGCCCTCTGCGATGGCCGTCCATCTTAGAGCCGACCTCCTTGATGGCCTTGACGATCCCCAGCGGTTTCCTTGAGAGCCAACTTGGAGAACCCAAGCCAATTGCCCTCTCTCCATCCGCTTGTTCAACGGCGCTGGACACCCGAGCGTAGAGGTCCACGCCATGAGGCCGCTCCGCCTCCGCATACACGATTACCGTCCCGGTCGGCGCCGATTCTGTGGGAAAAGGCAAACGCCCCTCCTTCCAGATCCGCCAAGCCGTCTTGTAACAAACACCCTGCCGCCTGCCCCACACAGGTAACTTCATGAGGACATGTTGCGGTGAATACCCTTATGTGTCGCTATTATATTTTTAGCTATTGGCAACCCTTGCGGATTAGCTTTCTCGTCCCCTGTTCCCAACCGAAACACATCCCTCCGTCCGGGTTTGGTTTTGGAGCTTGTCGGCGTTTCATTTTCTGGGGACTCGCCGAATGGCTGGCCAATCGCCAGCCACGGATCCTGGCCCGGCGCCCGGCCGAACCGGATCTTGCTTAGTGCCTCGGACTGGGGCAGAGTTTCGGACAGAAAAAGCCAGGTCTTCTGCCTGCCTTTGCAATCGCGCTTTGACGGCCAAAGGCTATCCGTCGCCAGAGGATCTATTCCACATCTGGGAGTTTTCTACGGAGCCGTTACGAGCTCGTTCCCTTCTCCCAAAGCGCGTGAAGGGCTCTGCTTGGTATTCTGCGTCGACCCAGCCGGTTCCTCACAAGAAAGCTTCTGTTTCCACCATTGAACTTGTCTTTGGAGCCGGCGCAGAATCCGTCGAAAGCTAGGATCCCGAGCAAGATTCTTTTCTTCGTTTGGATCGCGCGCTACACAGTAAAGTTCTTCCTCCTTTTCCGGGGTTTGTGGATAGCGAATGTACTTCCACTGTTCCGTTCGTATCCCCTCCACTTCCGGAATCCGGCCTCCGGCTGTGTAATGATTTTCGTAGAACCATTCCGTTCGCCAGGGCACTCTTTTTCCTTCGATCAACGGCCGCAAGCTTTTCCCCTGTATCTCGCCAGGGATATCGGTTCCGGCCCAATCCAAAAAAGTGGGTGCTAGGTCAACATTAAGAGTCATGGCAGCTATCCTGCGACCCCGAAGACCGGGAGGAAGTCGCGGGTCATAAACCAGAAGCGGAACACGAATGGATGGCTCGTACATCAACCACTTTCCCGCTAGCCCGTGTTCCCCCAGAAGAAGACCGTTATCGGAAGAAAACACAAGGATCGTCCGGTTCCCAAGCCCAAGCTCTTCGACAGCACGCCAGATTTCTCCTACCGCTCGATCCAACCCCGTCACCAACCGGTAATAATCCCTCACGGTTTTCTGGTATTGATCGGGATCGGAAAAGCGCCCTTCCCACAGAAAACGACCTTCCGAGTCCTGCACGCAATGGGGAAGCCGGCGAAAATGATCCGGATCGCCCGTCGAGGGCGGCGGAATCTCCACATCCTGGTACAACGTTTCATCCCTGGGGTCGGGAGGAAATTCTCGCCGCGCGCCATCCTGCGCATGAGGGGCCTTGAAACTCACAGACAGGCAAAACGGTTCTTTCCCCACACTGGATCGAAGAAAGCGGATTGCAGAACGCGCCTGGCGCTCCGTAAGATGGTCCGGGACCCCAGGTTCAAAGTACCTCCCCTGGCCGCCAAAACCATCCCAATAATCAAAATCACCAGCCGGCAAAAACTCGCCCACCCCAAACTTGCCGATGAATCCCGTTCGATACCCATGCTTCCGTAACAGCACGGGGTACGCGTTGCTCCAAACCTTTGGAGAAAAAGAAATGGCGAAATCGAAGATTCTGTGACAGCGCTCGTATTGACCCAGAAAAATGGAAGCTCGACTTACAGGACAAATGGAGGTGGCACAAAAGTGACTTTCAAAAAGGACCCCGCGCTGCGCCAGAGCGTCGAGGCAAGGGGTCCGGACGATCCGATTGCCCATACACCCCAAGGCGTCCCAACGAAGATCATCCGCCAAAAGAAATACGATATTGGGACGGGCTTGCTCGGAAGAAGATAGACCTGTCGAAGCACTCGCGTTTTTGCCCCAAGCACCTAGGGTCATCAAAGCCCCGAGAAAGAAAAAAAGAAGCCACCGGGAAAAATCCTCCATAGCTCCAAGGGGTGTTGAGGCAAAAATCCTAAAAGAGAAAAGGCCATCCGTTTAGTCCCTATCCCTAGTCGTGACAAAATGCAAGAAAAGAGCCCTCAAGTCGTCCCGGACAAAAAGTTTAAAAGAGGAAAATGGGTAACCATTGCGGAGCTTCGCTCGCGATCGCTTGCATTGGCATTCTCTTCAACCAACCGGTGATCTAGGCTTGATCCACACACCCATTGTGCTCCAAGAGAAAATCGCCATGGGTTAGCCAAAAAGAGTTTCTGCTCGATGACCAAAAGCCTTTGTGTGACCCGCGGTCTTCCACCCAAGGAGGATCCTATTGCAGGGTCGGCAAAGAGTCGCCTGAAACCTGCTATCAAAGCGCTGACTTGGAGTTGTGTTCCCCCTAAGAAGGGGGAGATGGAAAAAAGGTTTTTCCCTCGCCCGTGCGAGGAGGAGTAATCCGGACACTACACTCACTACGAGGAAAGAAGATAACATCATGTCATTGGAAGGATCGGTTTAAGCAAGCTCTCGGAAGCCGGGGCCCTTTTGGTGGATCCTGGTAATCGCGGGGATCTCCTGCCTAGGAGGGGTAGGTTCGGCATGGGCCATGCCCTCTAACCCGTCGGTAACCGCGGGTTCCGCTTCCTTTAACGTTTCCGGTTCGACCCTCACCATCACTCAGTCTACCCTGCGAACCATATCCGGTGGCAGGCTGGGTTTGATTTTTCTCCCAGCGACACCGTGGCCTTTGCACAACCCACACCCCTGTCGGCAGCTCTCAACCGAGACGTAAGTGGGTCGGGAAGCATCATCAACGGAACTCTTACGGCGAATGGCCGCGTTTATATCCTCAACACGGCGGGAGTCACCCTAGGATCGAACGCGGTCATTGCAACCGCAGCTTTTGCGATCAGCACCTTAGACGTTTCGGATTCGGACTTCCTCAACGGGTTCCCCTCTAGCGTGGTCCATCTTGCCGGCTGGGGAGACGGGATCACCGTGCTTGACGGGGCCAAGATGGTTGCTTCCCAGCACGTTGTCCTAGTGGGAAATGGCGTGACACTGGGTACTCCCACAGGGGGAGGAGCCGCCATTTCAGCGCCCTATATCGGCATTGCCTCCAGTGCAGGAGGCACGGTGGATATCGGGCTTGCTCTCACCCTGCCTACCATCAATGGCACAACGCTCGGAAACATCCACCTTTTGAGCGTCACCAATGCGAATGACGTTCAGATCCAAGGAAACACGATTCTCTCCGCCCAGCAGGGGAATCTAGCGGGCGGACAGATGGATATTTCGGCACAAAACATTGAGGTAGCCTGGCACAATCTCCTTACAACTTCTACCCTGGATGCCTCAAGCCATGCATCCGTGGGAGCAGGCGGAAACATTAATCTCTATGCAACCGTCGACGTCAGGTGCAGCACCCTTCTGGGACCGGCCCATTTCTTTGCCAACGGAACTGGCGGAGGTCTAGGGGGAAATATCATTGTCTTTGCCGGTCACGCATTCCAATTGTCGCTCGCGGGCGTGATACAGGCTGAACCCCTGGGAACCATCGAGATTGCTTACCAGAACGACAACTTTACCAATCTTGGCACGATCCAAGCCGGTACGGTGGGTCAGATTAGCCACCAGTAAGCAGCTAGGCAGGCCGCCGATGTTCGTCTCAAAAAGTTTTTCCGCCCACAATTCGCCAAAACTTGATCAAAAAACGGGAAGACCCCACGGTGTGGGGTCTTCCCTTTTGCGCTTGGACCTCAACCAGCCGGAGCGAGCTGGGCGTAAAAGTCTTTCGCTACGAAATGCCTCCTTGCGCACACCGCAGGAAACGCCCGGATGATCGTTCCTGTCCCGCTCCCTCACCATCCCAAGCTCGACTTTGGCGAAAATCCTGCCGTCAACCAGCTCCGAAACCACTTGCAGTTACAAGCGGATTCACCCACTGACTTACCCCTGCTTAAGGACGACCCAAAAAGCATTTGCGAGATTCCGCCCTTCGTAAAACCATAGACAAGCACTCCCCTACTCGGGAAGATCGCCCCGAACGTCGGCCGAACAGCGGTGCCACGATTCGCCTGCCTGGGTTTCCCCAACAAAGCCCAGGTAGCGCCAATGTGCCCGTTTTTGAGAGACAGAGCCCGGGGAGGCAGCCGATCGCCTCCCGACTGGGCATGCGATGCTTGCGCCGCTTTGAGTCGCCCCCGAACCCCCGCCATAGAAACGACCATACATGCCTCGTCTGATTGCTTGCGGGTAGGGCACAGGTGACATGGCCCCCCCGTTGCGGGTGGGCACGGATGGGCGTTCGGAGAGACCCAATCCTCTCCGGGCAAGGGCACAAGGCCCCGCCGTGGGAAAAACCTGTGCCATGACGGCGCGCGTCGTTGGCCGCACCCATCACAGACGTGTAGGCCAGGTCGAATTGAATCACCTCGACTGCCGTGCGAAAAAAAGCCGCCTTGAGCAATTGCGATCGCCTTGGCGCAGGCGAAGGAAGAGAGCGAGCCCCAACCAGATCCACCGACTCGAGCTCGAGCTTCCCCTTGCGAAGATCCAACCATTCGATCACAAGCGACTTGCCCGATTCAGCACAGGCCCGGGCGATCTCTTTCCAGGCATCCCCAAAAATCGCTTTGGCCTCTTGCTCGCTCTTACCATCGAGATTCACCCCGATCCAGCGCATTCTCACAAGATTGCCAAAGCGATCCGTTTCGGCCAAGGCGAGATGATCCTCGTTCCAGTCAATGCCGACCGCTCCCCCAAGACGGCGTTTCGCCAAGGAAAGAGGTTGCGCCTCGATGCTCGCCAACACCCACCGCCCCTTTTCGGTTCCGCACGAAGCGGTAGCTCACCGCGGATCCCTCCCGCTTCCGGACGAGTTTCCCTCCGTTGGTGGTCCCGGTCACGATCCTGCTGGCCGCCAGTGCCTCGACGATCACCTCTTAGCTTACCTTCCACACTGTTGGAGGGTAACTTACTGTAGCCGCGCGACTGAATGCTTTCCTCCTACCTACGTGATCCACTTGGGTCCGCTGAGAAAAAAGAGGAAGCAGGCCCAGTTTTGGGAGTAGCTCGTTTCCTTCTTTGGATATTTCGCAAAGGATTCGGCAATTTACAATTTGCCTTCGGACAAAGCCCGCGCGCGGGATCGCTTCAAGGCAACGAAAGGTTTAGCGGGCTTCTTTCTGGAAGCCTTTCGGGATCCATTCGGCTTGGGAGGCGTGCGGTGAGCCCGTAGGCCAGGAAAAAGCTCGGGATGGAATTCCAGACTCGGCTCGCCGCCCAAGAGTGATCCACCGGACAGACTTCCAGGAAGCTCTTGAGCTGGGGAAAGGCCGATTCAGACCTCGGCAAGTCGCTGAGAATGAGTGACGGCCTCGCCGGGGGCAGAGCTTCCGGCGGGGGAGAGAGGGGCTGCAGGAGATACTATCGATCGATCGCTTCCTCTCCTTGCATCCTCTCCTCTCTTTCTGTCTCCACGAGAAGCGGCCGCGAGGCTCGACCCTTTACTCCAAAGGATTTCTGGGCTTGGAGGCAAGAGAACGGCCCCACCGACCGGGCTCCCCAGTTTGAGCGGATCCACTTTTTGCCCGATCGTTTTGGGAATCTCGGCTACACACCTCCTTGGGAGAAGCCCCCGGCTTTCCCGCCGGACCCAATCCCAGGAGGCCTAGGGGATTTTTTCCGGCAATCATAGACCGAACCCCAATGCCTTCCACCTCCATGACTTAACGCCGGTCGGTAAGCCAAAGCTGCCGATCTTTTGGGAAGATCCCGAGCATCGCTCTTAGAGCTCGGCCTCTTTTGGCCCAAGTGACATCCGGAGGTCCCCCTCTCCTTTGAGCGGCTCCAAGTTCCCCGGGCTTTTCCCTTCCTCCATCAAAAACCAAGGTTTTTTCTTGGATCCGCAACCGTCGTTGGAGCGGCACGAGCAACCTCACAAGAGTTTTCAAATCCGCCCGGTTTTCCTCACAAAATCTTCGCAAGAAAACCGGAAATCCTTGAGCATGCGTCGCAATCGAGAAGAAGGACCTAGCGCCAATCCCCTCGGTGATCCCGGCTGTGTCCATAAATAACGGCCCAGTCCCAACGGCCCTACCCCCCTCAAAGGACACATGGGAAAGATCAGAAAGCACAAGACTCGTTCCCCGTAAGGGGATCCTCGCGATAGAGTTTCTTTTCCTACCCAGCTCCAAACCCCCTTTTAACCCATCCCTCGCCCGGTATAGCTCCTTTTCCTCGAACTCCTTTGCCTGGAGTCGCCGCATAGTTCCACTAAAACGGTGCCGCTTGCTTTCTCCTGCAACGCACACCGCGAAAGAGGGAAAAACACATCCGCCCCCAAAAGAGATCACTTTCACGAACCGCCGCTTCCGCTCCCTTCTCAGCCCCTGCAAGCACTTCCTCTAGACCCCAGCTTTGCGACACCTCTTCCCGTACCCCTAACCCCCCATCATCGAACGCCTCCCCCCACCTGGAAGCCCTCCATGGAGGACAAACTTCTGCCTTTTTAAGCTTGCGCGAATAACGTCCTGCTTTTCAACCGGGAGCCGCCTCCCATGGGCCCAATCCCTTCTCTTCACCTTTTTCGCCGCGCGGTAGGATTGCCGAGCCCCCAACTCGCCCACAGACCTTCCCGTTGCGATCGGGTACGGACCTCCTGGACATACATGTCCTACGACTGTCAACATATACCGTTTTCCTATCCAAAAGCAGTGATTCACAGGTGATTTATATATCGACCCTACAAGTTTTCCCATACATCCTTGACTTGCATCTACTAAGGTCAAAAAACCTGAGGAAGTTACGCTAGCCGTAAGCGAAGCGCACGCCCTCAACAACGAGGTGTTGGCTCGGGCTCCCCCATCCGTCAGGCAGCAACGGCAGCCCTCGGGCTGCCATCCGGGAATACCGTGGCTTGGCAGGACGACTGGGTGCCGGCGGTCTTGTTTTTTTAAGCCCAGTACAAAGAACCGGCTTCTCGGCTTGCGCCTGCCAATCCCTCTTCCAGTCTGGATGGTTGGAGTACACGTTTTCTTCCAAGGAAAACTCTTTACGGGAAGAGGCGGCGGCAACCAAAAGAGAGACGCACCCGCTCGCGACTTCCGATGGGCCAAGAGCGCGTTAAGCTTGGTCCACAGGATGGCTAGCTGCCGCTTGTTCCGTTGAAAAAAACGTTCGATCCCGCCTTCTTTTCCTTGAGCTTGCGGATCACCCTCTGTGCTCTCCGGACCCCCTCCTTGACTTCCTCAATGAGCTCCGGCCACCTTTCCCCGATCCAAGCGATCTTTCCTTCGAGCTCGGGACTCGGAGCGCATGAAACTCTCGCACGGTAATGCCACACTGCCGCAGGAAGGATCGCTTAAGCTTCTTAAGCAAAACTCCGGCCTGCGTCCGGCAGAAAAACTCCGCTCCCTCCCGCCCGTAAGAGCGCGGTATAGGCGTCCAGACGCGAAAAGTCTTCCGCTGTTAGCGTCAAGCCTCATATGTGAAAATCGGGAGCTTACTCATGAATGGCCCCGACCGCCTTCTTGGGTGCCCTTGTGCATGGATTTCTTCTCGTAAAGCCTGGCACCAAGGAAACGATCTCCTCATGCAGGTCGCACACGATATTGTCGGTCCCTGTCATTGGGGTCCACCACCAGGGTTGATCGACGCTGCGCAGCCAATCCCGTTTCCCGCTACTCCAAGCGAAACGCATCAGCCGATCGCGGTGCTCCACCAGGATGACGCCAACCTTCGGGATCAGAGACCTACCCAACGAGCCCGCTGCGACGCCCGTTCATCCCGGAGCCGACCTCCTTGGCGGCCTTGACGATCGGCAACTCTTTGCTTAAGAGCCAACTCGGAGGACCCAAGCCAGTTGTCCTCTCTCAATCCGCTCTTTTCACCGGCGCTTGTGCACCCGCGCGTAAGAGCGCCACGCCATCCAATGATGCCGCCACCGCATGCACGATTACCGTCCCGGTCCGCAACTATTCTGCGGGAAAAGGCCAACGCCCTTCCTTCCACATGCGCCAAGCCGTCTTGTAGCCAACGCCCTGCCGCTTGGCCCACGCACTGAACTTCATGTAGATCTACTCCGATACAGAACCTTGTATGTCGCTATTTTTTCTAGCCGTTGGCAACCCCTACCTCCGTGGGCCAGAAGCACCGAAGAAGTAACTCTTCCGGCTCACTTTCGGCACAAGGTTACTGGCGGGAATCGGAGGGTGCCAATGGCGTGGTGCAGCCAGCAAACCGGGCAAGCTCTTGGGCGATCTTTTCGATAAGAAACTCAGGGGGAAGCCAATCTTCGTCATCCTCTTTCCACCGGGCTAGTTCCTCGGCCACACGGCGAGAAAGACTCCTCCACACCGGAAGTGAGTGGTAAACCTCTGCTTCCTGGAGGATCTCCAAGAGCCTGCGTGCGTACCGTGCCGGATCGTGATGGCGGCAAAGATATGTGTAGGCCGCTTCTCCCATGGCTTGGAGAGCCTTAGGATTTTCGAGAGCAAAAGAGAGGCTCCGGTGGATATCTTCTGTCTCGTGATCTGGACGTATCCAAAGCCCAAGTTCGGTAGGTACCGTCTCAAACCACCCGTCCCGAATCGCCAGAGTAGGCAAGGCGTGCTCCCAAATTCGCAGCTGGCTTCCGGATGCTTCCCCCATGGAAGGATACCTGAGGTTAACAGCAAGGTCCGCTTTCGATAAAAGAGCATCTAGGGTGTCTTCGGCTACCCAGCCATAGATCGAAACAACGTCGGTAAGACCTAGTTCCTCCACCCTCTTTTCAAGATTCCAATCAGGAGGGATCGGGCCTAGAACGTCGTAACGGAAACAATGCCGATCCGGAAAGCTGGCCAAGGCCTCTAAAAAAGGCAATAACCGGCGATGGGGACCCCACAGCCCAAAGGAAATAAGGCGCAGGGGGAGCGCGGGACGTCTCCTTTGTCTGATCTCCTTCCCTTTACTCCTTCGGGATCGATAGGGAAGCGGGAGGTTCCAGACAGGGCAGAGACCACGCTCGCAAACTTCCTGCCACGCCTCTTGAGTATGAACGATCGCCCCGTGCGCCTTTTCCAAGACCAGTTCCGTAAAAGAGTACCGGCGAGCTTGCTCCCGATTAGCCCCCTTCCACAGGGAACTAAGAGTTGTAGCATCCTTAAGGCCATAGTATCGCGATAAAGCCAAAGCAAACCCCCCAAAGTCTCCCTTTCTATGGAAGTACCCCCAGAAAAGATCAAAGAGACAACAATCGTGCAGGATGACCAAGCCCGTCGTTTGCCCAAGAACCTCCCAAATCCAATGATGAAACCGCGCATCGTTCCCGAGGCAAAAGACAACCGCATCTGCCTGGTGCAACGTTCTCCATTCTTTACCCGTCCATCGCTCTAACCGAACCCCTCGAGGTAGCGGTTGGGAGGTGGTCCCTGTGGGGTGCCACAGGCA containing:
- a CDS encoding sulfatase family protein, which translates into the protein MEDFSRWLLFFFLGALMTLGAWGKNASASTGLSSSEQARPNIVFLLADDLRWDALGCMGNRIVRTPCLDALAQRGVLFESHFCATSICPVSRASIFLGQYERCHRIFDFAISFSPKVWSNAYPVLLRKHGYRTGFIGKFGVGEFLPAGDFDYWDGFGGQGRYFEPGVPDHLTERQARSAIRFLRSSVGKEPFCLSVSFKAPHAQDGARREFPPDPRDETLYQDVEIPPPSTGDPDHFRRLPHCVQDSEGRFLWEGRFSDPDQYQKTVRDYYRLVTGLDRAVGEIWRAVEELGLGNRTILVFSSDNGLLLGEHGLAGKWLMYEPSIRVPLLVYDPRLPPGLRGRRIAAMTLNVDLAPTFLDWAGTDIPGEIQGKSLRPLIEGKRVPWRTEWFYENHYTAGGRIPEVEGIRTEQWKYIRYPQTPEKEEELYCVARDPNEEKNLARDPSFRRILRRLQRQVQWWKQKLSCEEPAGSTQNTKQSPSRALGEGNELVTAP
- a CDS encoding two-partner secretion domain-containing protein, which produces MRWQAGFDFSPSDTVAFAQPTPLSAALNRDVSGSGSIINGTLTANGRVYILNTAGVTLGSNAVIATAAFAISTLDVSDSDFLNGFPSSVVHLAGWGDGITVLDGAKMVASQHVVLVGNGVTLGTPTGGGAAISAPYIGIASSAGGTVDIGLALTLPTINGTTLGNIHLLSVTNANDVQIQGNTILSAQQGNLAGGQMDISAQNIEVAWHNLLTTSTLDASSHASVGAGGNINLYATVDVRCSTLLGPAHFFANGTGGGLGGNIIVFAGHAFQLSLAGVIQAEPLGTIEIAYQNDNFTNLGTIQAGTVGQISHQ
- a CDS encoding glycosyltransferase family protein yields the protein MRVHWFSPLPPEKSGIALDYVPSLVEPLSHLAELCLWHPTGTTSQPLPRGVRLERWTGKEWRTLHQADAVVFCLGNDARFHHWIWEVLGQTTGLVILHDCCLFDLFWGYFHRKGDFGGFALALSRYYGLKDATTLSSLWKGANREQARRYSFTELVLEKAHGAIVHTQEAWQEVCERGLCPVWNLPLPYRSRRSKGKEIRQRRRPALPLRLISFGLWGPHRRLLPFLEALASFPDRHCFRYDVLGPIPPDWNLEKRVEELGLTDVVSIYGWVAEDTLDALLSKADLAVNLRYPSMGEASGSQLRIWEHALPTLAIRDGWFETVPTELGLWIRPDHETEDIHRSLSFALENPKALQAMGEAAYTYLCRHHDPARYARRLLEILQEAEVYHSLPVWRSLSRRVAEELARWKEDDEDWLPPEFLIEKIAQELARFAGCTTPLAPSDSRQ